The Daphnia pulicaria isolate SC F1-1A chromosome 12, SC_F0-13Bv2, whole genome shotgun sequence genome segment AATTCATgtgatgcaattttttctttctttgcagATATCACCGAATCTGATTCGGCTCTCGTAACAGAAAATGGACGTCTTGTGAAATTGAATAAAggtttcaacattttctttatcgAGACGTCGGGTCGATCTTGCCTGACTGCCCGACAAGCGTGCGGGATTGAATCGGCCGCTAGAGCCAATCCGAAGGCAACCATCACGCTGTACATGGAGAAAAATCTAATAGTCAACCTGCCAAAAATTGATAAAGCCCAAAAGAGAAAGGTTGAATGTGATATCACTGGCGCGTTattcaaacaatttcaaaatgttcgAATTGTCAGGGAAGATTTGCTGGACTATTTAGAAGGAACTCCATTCTGGGAATTTTACCGAACTGGTCCATTCAACAAGTCGACTACTCCGCTGGTTCACCGGAGTGATGTAATCCGGGTAGCTTTACTGTGGAAGAATGGCGGAGTCTATTTGGATTTGGATTGTATTGTCATGCGTCCGCTGGATAGCCTGAACAACACGGTCGGAACTGTTCGAGATTTCATTCCCAATTGGGTTGAGAATGGCGTCATGGCCTTCACCGCTGGACATCCGTTTCTATACTTCCTCATGAAGTCGATGATATTGGCCTTCCGGTCGGACAATTATTTGAGCCTCGGTCCGCCTGCCCTGACGGAAGCCATTCTTGAATTTTGCAACCGGAATGACTTGCCTGCGAATAAATGGTTGCCCTGCTGGCGGAATTCATCCCTTTTCATTCAACCAGCTGACTCCTTCTACGCCATCGGCAGTGGCCGAGCGGATGCTTTCTATCAGCCGGAAGTCGATCCAGCTGATTGGAGTAAACTGAAAAATAGTTTTCTCTCACACATTTATGATTCCGGTAGTGGACGAACGGTTCCTTCTAGTTCTCTATATGGCAAGTTAGCTCGGAAATATTGCCCCATTAGCTACGGAATAATAGCAACAATCGAAAactatgttttgttttaaaataataacatgTTCAAcaccttgaaaaaataataacaccttgaaataaaataaaaagatctgTAAACTACGACTTCTGCATCCATTCGAATATTTTGATATGTTCAATCATAATATACATTCagtatgaataaaaataacattagTACCGGTACGACACAATTACGTGACCACACGACAATGCGAAAATACTTACATTCATGCCCGTCTTAagcgagtaaaaaaaaaaaagtaatgctGGAATTTGGGGGTCTTTTTTAATCATGAACAATCGAGTTCATTAATGTTCTTAAATCGTTTAACATGTTGTATGGTAATatggtaataaattgattttatgTTCAACTGCTGTCCAGGAAAAAGCAAATACACAACTATACTATACATGGTTCCATACTCGGCACTTTTCATACGAGATGAACGGAAGGATATGAAGTGGGAAAGGTTATGCGGCACAAATTTTTGCCGAGTAATACTTGCAGTAGAGGGACAGACCTTTGCATAGAGAGCGGCTGCGTCATTTCACCTTTATTATAGGAATTGTTTACTCCCCATCATGGTCTTTCGTTCAAGGTTAGCATGCAGTTCTGAACACAATTTCTTATAGGATGAGCCATACTTGACCGATCAATTTCTGTACAACATATATAGGTACTATAAAACCCGAGGTGACCAAAGAGGAATATCTGTGTGTATAAGTGTTGATTATTGTgatagaagaataaaaaaacgcttcACAAGGGCCTGTATTTTGCTTATTCAGATATTTCGTAGTATATTATGAGCTAACAAATCACATAAGGTTAGGACGTGCTTGTAGGTTTGCGCGGTTTGCGATAACTCATCAAGACCGACCGTCGGGGGAATATATAAATGCGCGGTCGTTTTCAACAGGATACACAGAGTCTTCTCGTCTTGCTACGAAGAGATTCTATGCGCAGCTAGCACAGTTTCATTTCAAGGTAAAAAggctaataattaaaaaacaaaaacaaaaaaaaactatgtaGGCCTAGTACgcatcaaaattgtttttaatcaaAACCATTGATTTTTACCGCATACTAACACACGTTTATTTTATACATTCTCACATTATAGATTTGCATAAAAATGAAGCTAGCTCTCATTTTCCTGGCCATTTTTGTGGCCATTTCTCATCAACAATATGATTACAATCCCCGTATGATGTTTGCGTTTCCTTGGCTGGCATTGCCGTTTCCCAATCAACCCGCGTTCTACAACAATCACGAACCAATGGTAACTTACCTGACATATCTTATATGTAGCCTATATTGTTTTCAATGGTTGGTCGTATTTATAGAATCATTACAAAGAATGTTTAACTTTATTGTGTGTGATGTACGTATAGCATACACAGTTCCACTTGCTGCTGGCTGCTTTCTGCAAAAATGAGGAACTCTAAGCGAAGCAGCACGGTTTCTTCTCAAAGGTTATACAGTATGAAGCTTGAAAAGAAACCGTGCTGCTTCGCTTAGATATTAGTTGTTGCCGATTTTTACTAATTTTGGTCAAACAAGTTATGCCTTGAAAATTATAGCCTAGCTCTGTTTTTAGCTTACCTGAATAGCAACTCTTTATAGAATTTCAGCATTTTGCTTAAGCCTTCCATATATTTTAACGGccccaaaaaacaattaagtTATTATTAATATATAATATCACAACGAGACTGTACCTACAGCAGCTGTTTCATATTTATTTTCGCTTACTATATTAGATAGATAATATAATATTGTAAgccaaataatatttttaggtTCCTTTATATGGGCCTAATGGAGTTTAAGTTAATCATAATGTCGTTTATTTAGAACGACGATGGTTATCCAGTTGACAGCATCAGTAATCGCAACGTTTTCAGCTATGAGGACGAAGGGGAAGAATACGTGGACACCCAATCGAGGGTCAAGGGAATAATTAGCCACTACCGACCCCGACCCTCTTTCCAAGACCAGCAGAATGCACGATTTTTATTCAACTTATTTGCCAGCACTACAGGGACTTTCAATAATCCCTTATTGAAAACCGCGACATTTACGACCACCGTAACTTTAAGCCTTAATTCAGTTCAAAACTGTGTTCCTGTAAGCGAAGCTGTTGCTAACATTCAACCTTGTCAACCAAATCAACAAGCTATTGGTCGCAGAAGACGTGACACACACTCCTCCAATGTACCGGAAGACCTACAGTTTCCCATTACTCCTTCTAATACGTTCAAGTAAATattgattatttgaaaaatcgcCTATAATAGCAcctgaattattattattttttttttttaatattaaaaattttattttctgttattttagcttgatttcaACTGCTCTTCCAACTTCAAATGATCGTTTAGACACAGACTTAGACCTGCCTTCGTCGTCTATACTGTCGTCGTTTAAGGATGATATTAATCTCCCGGAAATTTCAACAGAAGACTATCATAattcaagagagaaaagattttttattaacaaaaaCCAATTTGTTGTATCTACAGTTGCCACGtcgtttgtgtttgtaaatTCTACTATTCGCGCCACGGTCAATCTCATTAATCCACCACCAGCTCCAGCTGTTGTTCCATGTCAACCAGCGGCCCCAGGTGCTGCACAAGCTGTACCAGTCTGCCTTTTATGTTTACCTCCAGGTTTCATTGTATGCCCTCTCCCTGCCGGTCGATAAGTGGTATTTATACTTGAGAAGTATAGCCAGCATGTAGGTTAGTGTTTTCAGCAATTGGCTTTCTTCAAGAATCACTATAGGTTTGCTCTTAAAGTTATAAGTGACacttgaaatttaaattcgtTATACATTGTGCATTGTTTAACGTAAAGCCTAGCTAAACTGCTTGATTATTGCTGTGTTATTCTTACACCATGGTATAGGAGACTTTGTGCCTTCGTTCGATTTAATAACATTTACTGTAGCCTAACGTAatctttttatgttttaattcaatattGCAATACAATATCGAAATTTATCCAAAACAACTGGATGTTGGTGATCAATAAACCTAAATTCCGTGAAAGTGATCCACAAACTATGAAATTCCTCATTTCCGGATCGATTGTCACCAGAAAGATAGTAACGAAAATTCGTTTGATGAGGATGAGGAGTATagatatatttctttttttatggatAACAATTTTATTGCAGAAGAGAATTCGGAACAAGAAAATTCGGAAGATTTTCTAGGATTATCGCCTGATGATGATTCctattaaatatttcaacttaaCGTCATAGGATGAATGTGATTCAGaactataggcctatatagagcaagaagaagatttttccCGTCTGTaacgacaatttttttacaaagaaaGGATAAAATTCTTTACTTTGCCCGGGTGGTTGGCAACTCCCAGAATCTTCGTACACCCTTGTCCGCGCTGTCCAGAATCTCCCTATCTCTCCTCTCACAGAATCTTATAGAATCTCTAGAATCTCTCTAGAATCCCGATGGAATCTTCGTAGCTACACCCAAATCTTGAGTTGCCAACCCCTCGACTTTGTCCGACAGACACCCTCTAATAGTATACACCAACTTCACGAAACATGGAAAATATATTCTATTTGTCGTTTGACGGTTATCGCGCACATTTCGTTACGTCTCCTAATTAAATTTCACTAAAATAtatcgaaactttttttttattatttagcgCTATcgctatatatatttattactACACTCTTGGATTAGCCTACtatacaatttatttattttcccccaTATTCGGTAAGTTCAAATTTGGTAATATTTAGTATGATGTACTCGCATGATGTACTCGTAATTCTCGTTGTTTTGCCTCGTCACCGCGGTGTTTCTGATCCTGCCCACGGGAGTAGCCTATTTCGTCCGGTAACCGCTTCCGCACCGGAGCTGAtgcatttccatttttacaaCGGCGATCGAAACGCTGGAGCTCTTGCGACAACGGACAATGGACCTGCAttaattcttattattatcaGGACTGCAGTGGGGACTATACTGCAGCTCTTCTGACATTTGCCCATGTTCATAATACGATGAGACCCGATCCCGATATTCGGTTTGCCTTCTTATTTTCGATGAATTGATATTATTAACAATACTTCTGATGTTTAGTTTAACACTTTCGGCTCTTCAACTTTCTATATTCAATTAACCGATTTCGACCaataaaattgattgattaacTTCAAATACACAAAACTTTTCCACATCAAATCGGGCGTATTACGTCAGATTCGGATCACATTAGATTCAATGACGTCAGACCAAGAAGTTTGTTGTTTAATGTTACCGATAGATGGCACTCCAGGCATTTGTTGATTTTACTCGGTTCGTTTTCGTTCAGTGCAAAAGTAGgttgaaaagttgaaaattcaacttgtttttatCTAGCTCTTATATAACAATAACTCAATAACACGTCGGCTTCATCATCCTGTTGAGAACGCATGCTTATAGTCACGTAGACGCCTTAGAACAACATCAATTATCAAATCCTTTGAACTTTGATAGGCAACTTATCATAGTCTGATCATAGTCATCTGCTGACTACGTTGTTAGGGAGATACCTTGAACTAATAAGTTTGgcaaccaccttgctagagaAGCTTTAGATACCTGTTGCTCTGCTCACAAATTTAAGGTTAAATAATTTACTTCCAATTTATTTACTAGATTTAAAATAATCTATAAATACCAATTTAGGTCATTGCAGTTTCACTTTTAAACCATGGCTGATGCTAGATTGAAAGCTGTCCTTGGACACATGAATAATGGTTATCAGGTACTATTTTATTCACATTCATTTTCATGAAAGTTgtttgtatatatatttaaaaactttGTGTACTGTTAGGGACATATGAATGGCCACTCAAGATTCCAGTACACCTTGGACAACCCTGTGTTGACGCTGGAGCAGAGGCAATTCTACGAAGACAATGGCTTTCTTGTAATTCCACGCCTTGTGAGCTCACAGTTCTTAGATGCCTGCAAAGAAAGATTTCTTGCCTTGTGCGATCGAAGAGTCCCATGGGGTGGAATCACCATGATGAAAGACATTTCTCTGGCTAAAAACAACACAGTGTCAGGTGAACGTCTTTACAACAAAGCTCAAGACTTTGTCTACGATGAGGTTCTCTTTCAGTTCTGCCTGCTTCCTCAGGTAAGCacctgttctttttttttcacgtacTCAACTATAACTTTTCAATCTTTAGATTTTGGACCATGTTGAATGCTTTACCGGACCCAATATTCGCGCTATGCATACCATGTTGATTAATAAACCACCTGATACAGGAACTCAAACTTCTCGTCATCCTCTCCATCAAGTAATTGACACCTCACGTAATTTATTCTCGCTCAAATTTAATTCTCTTTGATGACAGGACTTGCACTACTTCCCTTTCCGTCCGGCCGATCGTATTGTCTGCGCTTGGACTGCCATGGAACGCATCACGCCCGACAATGGATGTCTGATTGTCTTGCCCGGCACTCACAAAGGAGTTTTGCACCAACACGACTATCCCGATTGGGAGAAAGGCGTCAACAAAATGTATCATGGAGTTCGTGGATATGACAATCATCCAATGGTCGAATTGCCGATGGAGAAAGGTaaagaatcaaatgaaaactCGAGGAATTAAGAATTCTGACATTGCAAACATTTTTGTAGGTGACACTGTTTTCTTCCATCCAATCCTTATCCACGGATCGGGAATGAACAGGACCAATGGATTCCGCAAAGCTATTTCATGCCATTACAGGTAAAATAATTACCCCAGTgcgaaataattaaattttttaaatgttgtgttgttgtaAAAACTTCTAGCTCAGCTGAAATGCAGTACATCGACATCCGCGGAACTTCACAGGAAAATATCGCTAAAGAAGTCGAAGAAATCGCCAAGCGTCGTGGCATGGAACTCGAATTCCAGGTAAATTCATCCAACATTATTTCAATTGTGGGGGgatttctaaatttatttttccattcggGGGTTTCAGGATATCTGGCGTTTCCGTAGTCGCCTGTGTCGTGGCCGTGACCCTTCTATCCCGGCTTAGAACTCGAGTATCAACATAGCTTCTTTCATCCGCCTTTATTGCCAAATTAACCAATCAACGTACATACTAACAAAATGGGGtactttttttatatatataaaatactTTACTTATATAATGCTGGGAATTTCTTGTATTGAACTCAAATACAACTGTTATCGCAAAAcagttaagaaaaaaacacctgCCGTATCTTTTTTATCAACTTATCATCATACGACTGACGAGCAAAGGTTATCAATTTCAATGTCCTTCAACGGACGTTGCATTGTTGAAATACGTGTAAACTTTAGTGGGTAAATGTCAAAGTGGTGCAATAAAGTTGGTGTTCAGAAGATAATATAAGGAAATATTCATATGATTAAATTTGATACCATTATGAATTCACATTAAGCAATTCAGATGCAATTGAGCAGCGTCAAATTGCAGAGATGTTGCGCTATTAGCCGAGGATTTAGAGTCTGAATAGTTTAGAGTTAATTGACGAACCAAAATAGAATTTGTGCCACACGCATGAAATCCTAATTCTAATTTGATGCTGATCGACTGCGTACAAAAATACGGAGaatcaaattaaacaaattgtaTTGTTACAGAAACTTCTAGAATCGTTATATGTGAATTGATAAGAGGAAGGTTCGACACGTTACACAAGGTTCGATAACGGAAAAATATACTGTATATGCGCACAACTGTAGCTCCTAATGTAGCTAACTAGTAACTACcaaatgatagaaaatttaAGTTTTTGGTAACTTTATGTaagttaaattaaattaaattgatttattgtgattattattttgtttgtttcattgtAATAACTGCCCTTTAGGAATCAACAGTTTTATCGTTCTTCGAAATTTGTCTGGAGACGTGTTCACAAAGTAGACGTCGGAACGCTATTAAAGAGACTTGTCTAGGCATGTCTTGTATTTTATCTTAGGGCGTGAATTTTTTACACGATAAAGAGTTTGATATTGAATTGCGGTATAAAAcccacttttttgttttctagggTCCATTGTGGCATAGACGCAATAGCAAACTGTGTGTTTCATTCTCTACAATTCCGTAGAAATTtgtagtctttttttttgtaacagtAAAATTATATTGAAATGGTTAATTTACGAACGTTTCGTCAGTGAACTTGAGTTTTCTGATGAAGTgttcttctaaaaaaaatcgGAGCATTAATCATTAATATTAGTAGcgccattaaaaaattatctatTTGATGcactgtattttttaaaattgtttgacATACATACAgtgaaaattttcaagttctaGAACTTGAGAAGTGACATAATTTATAAAATCCACCTTTTGTATTCTGTGATTTTACATATCAATAAAATCTCCGTGTCAAGCTCTGTATAACGGTgagttatcttttattttcgttattAGGCAATAATTCgacgttttttttcaagtacCGCTTCCGGCTATGACTAATAAAGAATTGGACAAATTCCACAGAGACGTTAGTTTACTTTAAAGTTTAAAGCTATCGGTAAAACCCAGCACAAATTAAGGGGAATATCGATTAGATAGCTGAGTCACCCGCCCTTGCATTTTAGCCATAGCAATAT includes the following:
- the LOC124316735 gene encoding lactosylceramide 4-alpha-galactosyltransferase-like codes for the protein MRLPVIRLFLLKRKFQERFKLTLLILTLGGIIIFSWFIDFSDITESDSALVTENGRLVKLNKGFNIFFIETSGRSCLTARQACGIESAARANPKATITLYMEKNLIVNLPKIDKAQKRKVECDITGALFKQFQNVRIVREDLLDYLEGTPFWEFYRTGPFNKSTTPLVHRSDVIRVALLWKNGGVYLDLDCIVMRPLDSLNNTVGTVRDFIPNWVENGVMAFTAGHPFLYFLMKSMILAFRSDNYLSLGPPALTEAILEFCNRNDLPANKWLPCWRNSSLFIQPADSFYAIGSGRADAFYQPEVDPADWSKLKNSFLSHIYDSGSGRTVPSSSLYGKLARKYCPISYGIIATIENYVLF
- the LOC124316439 gene encoding phytanoyl-CoA dioxygenase, peroxisomal-like, with translation MADARLKAVLGHMNNGYQGHMNGHSRFQYTLDNPVLTLEQRQFYEDNGFLVIPRLVSSQFLDACKERFLALCDRRVPWGGITMMKDISLAKNNTVSGERLYNKAQDFVYDEVLFQFCLLPQILDHVECFTGPNIRAMHTMLINKPPDTGTQTSRHPLHQDLHYFPFRPADRIVCAWTAMERITPDNGCLIVLPGTHKGVLHQHDYPDWEKGVNKMYHGVRGYDNHPMVELPMEKGDTVFFHPILIHGSGMNRTNGFRKAISCHYSSAEMQYIDIRGTSQENIAKEVEEIAKRRGMELEFQDIWRFRSRLCRGRDPSIPA
- the LOC124316453 gene encoding uncharacterized protein LOC124316453, yielding MKLALIFLAIFVAISHQQYDYNPRMMFAFPWLALPFPNQPAFYNNHEPMNDDGYPVDSISNRNVFSYEDEGEEYVDTQSRVKGIISHYRPRPSFQDQQNARFLFNLFASTTGTFNNPLLKTATFTTTVTLSLNSVQNCVPVSEAVANIQPCQPNQQAIGRRRRDTHSSNVPEDLQFPITPSNTFNLISTALPTSNDRLDTDLDLPSSSILSSFKDDINLPEISTEDYHNSREKRFFINKNQFVVSTVATSFVFVNSTIRATVNLINPPPAPAVVPCQPAAPGAAQAVPVCLLCLPPGFIVCPLPAGR